GAAAATCCGGCTCCCCTTCTCCCAAATAGGGAGAAGGGGTTGGGGATGAGGGCTGCCGGTCGGATCGAGAATAAGGGTTAGGCTAAAGTTATTGAACCTGATAATAGGCTTGGGGACCACTCCAGACATTATCCATCATTTGGCCAAAGATGAGGGGTTGATCCGTATTGGCCAGCCGTGTTTCACTGCGCGTATCGACGGACCACAGGGGCCAGCTTTCATCCCCCAACTCCCCAGCTTGGAAAAGCACCCGATCGGGATGTTCCTGACTCCAGCCCAGCAGAATGGCATTGCTATACATCATCCGCGTAGGCGCAACCGTAACCGCTTGACCACTCCGTCGTTCCCAAATCACGGCATAGTCAGACGCATCCGAGGTATTAAAGAATCCCTCAAACTGGCGGGCTAGCAAGCGATCGCTATTCTCACTCCAGGCGATCGGCACAATCATAGAAATAGCACCGGGTTGCTCTGCTTCCCGATTGGGTGTGCGGGGATTCGTAGCCAGAGGCGAGGTAGCGGTCACAACCTGTAAGTCACCTGTTCTGAGGTTTTCCAGGAACATCACACTACTCACTCGGCTACGATACATCTCCGGTTGTACTTGCATCTGGAGACGGCTATAGGCTGCATAGTTCCCGTCGGGGGAGACAAGGGATCGACTCCGGTAATAGCGTAAGCCTGCCCCCTGACTGGAACTCACCTCATTTTGAGTCGCCAACACCCAATTCCAGGGAACCGGATGGGGGCTATTCAGGGGATCGAGTTGGACCGATGATTCCATCATGGCGGGGGCAGCAAGGGCGGACGGTGAGGCAGGGGTCGTTGCGGGATGACTGGATTCACTGGCGGGGGAAGTTGTCACATCTGGTTTAGCAAGGGCACCTTGACTCCCGATTAAGATGCCGGGTACCCACAGAAGGGCAACGGCTAACCCCAAACACGACTGAATTCGACCCCGGAGAGCATGAATGGTAAATTTAAGCATCAAAACACAATCTCTAGACGGCAGCTTTTAGTGTGAGCAGCGACGCCAGAAAGAGCAGGTTAATAATTTCGGCTTCCTTTTTATGTATAGCAAGTTGATCCAGATAGACCAAAGCTGTTGATTAAAGTTTGCCCATAACCTTAGCATTTCTTCACGATCGCCCGGTTGATTGTGGATTGGCGCAGAATGGCGAGTATTCTTTCACGCTTGGTGCGATCGAGTAGACGGTATCCGAGCGATTGCCCCCCACGCTTCCCTGGCCCTGTGTCTGATAATCTAGAGAACGTAACGAAACCTTACAGAACGCAGTTATGGCACTCCTCACCACCGGTAAGCGCTTTATTCGAGACCTGGAAGCTAACGGTGCTTTAGGGCTATACATCCCCCTGGAAGGCGGCTTTGAAGGTCGCTATCAACGCCGATTGCGCAATGCAGGCTATCCAAGCATTCACCTTTCTGCCAAGGGATTGGGGGATTTGTCAGCTTATCTGATGGGCGTGCATGGGGTACGTCCACCGCATCTGGGTAAAAAGACTGTGGGTAAGGATGCGGCAGTGGGCAATGTGTATTTTGTGCCGCCGATCGTGGGGATGCACCTGGAACAACTGCCCTCGCAGGCGAAGGGGCTAATCCTCTGGTTAATCGAAGGCTATGTCTTGAGCGAACAGGAACTGGCCTATCTCGCCGCGTTGCCCAGTTTGGAACCCCGCCTGAAGGTTGTGGTCGAGATGGGAGGGGAACGCAGCTTTACCTGGAAGCCTTTGAAGACGCTCTTAGCGGCTGCCTGACTCTATTCCAGGTTAATGAATCGAGTCGATTTGTCTCCAGTGGTAAACTGAAGCCTAGGCGGCGGCTTGTCGACGCTACCAGCCGCCCATCACTGATTGGGTAATCTTACTTGTGTGACTCTCACCCTAAATCCTTCGCCCAGAACGCGAGAGGGACTTGTCAATCCGGATCCCCTTCGCCCTTTTTGGGGAGAAGGGATAAGGGCCGCATGTTGCCCAACTGAGATGCTCCCCACTGATTGGCTGGTGGCTAATTTGTAACTACTTGAAATATTGAACCGCAACAGCATCCGCTATTCTGAAAATGGGTTCCTTTGTTTTGTAGCTTGAGCTACCGTTTACTATGTCTAAAGATAATGTCTTTCGATTCTTTTCCAAGGCAGCTAAAAATGATCAGTTAAAAGATAAGCTGCAAACGGTGACAAGTCCGGCGGATCTGGTTAGCTTAGGCAAAGAGGAGGGGTTAGAATTTTCCTCAGAGCATGTGGACGAGGTGATTGGAGAATTAAAGGAGCAACCGGATTTCTTCCGATCGCTAGCTGCTGCTGTTTTAGAGGTTTTTACCCCTTCCCATGATGACTACCCGGAAGTGGGCGTACAACCTTTTAGCGGTGATCCCAATCCCCATCCCTAAAGGTTCAAGGACGGTTGGTTCTGGAGATTCCCAAACGCAATCCTCTCCCGTTGAGGGAGCACCTCACGACAGGCTCAAGCGAGAGTGCTGGCAGGTTCACGGCTCTGGTCGGGGCTACGTCAGGCTCCAGTCGAGGATGCCTGCCTCTGATCTGTTTCTGTGGCTGAGGTTACGGCAGATGTTACGGCGGTTTCCGGAAAGC
This DNA window, taken from Trichothermofontia sichuanensis B231, encodes the following:
- a CDS encoding NAD(P)H-quinone oxidoreductase subunit N, producing MALLTTGKRFIRDLEANGALGLYIPLEGGFEGRYQRRLRNAGYPSIHLSAKGLGDLSAYLMGVHGVRPPHLGKKTVGKDAAVGNVYFVPPIVGMHLEQLPSQAKGLILWLIEGYVLSEQELAYLAALPSLEPRLKVVVEMGGERSFTWKPLKTLLAAA
- a CDS encoding Nif11-like leader peptide family natural product precursor; this translates as MSKDNVFRFFSKAAKNDQLKDKLQTVTSPADLVSLGKEEGLEFSSEHVDEVIGELKEQPDFFRSLAAAVLEVFTPSHDDYPEVGVQPFSGDPNPHP